The following proteins are encoded in a genomic region of Oncorhynchus gorbuscha isolate QuinsamMale2020 ecotype Even-year linkage group LG11, OgorEven_v1.0, whole genome shotgun sequence:
- the LOC124048970 gene encoding mitochondrial fission process protein 1-like → MDQIQEKTSKEVDIYRDTWVRFLGYANEVGEAFRALVPVSAVWATYAVATVYVSADAVDKGKKAAVEHGDNPGKTTKVAVAVVDTFVWQALASVAIPGFTINRVCAASLYLLGRTTRLPLSVRKWTTTAIGLSTIPFIIRPIDRGVDFLLDSSLRKVYGQSAGERHD, encoded by the exons ATGGATCAAATTCAAGAAAAAACAAGCAAGGAGGTCGATATTTATCGTGACACATGGGTCCGCTTCTTAG GCTATGCCAACGAGGTGGGAGAGGCCTTCCGTGCCCTGGTGCCAGTGAGTGCTGTATGGGCCACATATGCAGTTGCCACCGTGTATGTTTCCGCTGATGCTGTGGACAAGGGGAAGAAGGCTGCCGTG GAGCATGGTGACAACCCAGGGAAGACAACCAAGGTGGCTGTAGCAGTGGTGGATACGTTTGTATGGCAGGCCCTGGCCTCGGTCGCTATCCCAGGCTTCACCATCAACCGCGTGTGTGCCGCCTCTCTTTACCTCCTGGGCAGAACCACGCGCCTGCCTCTCTCTGTACGCAAGTGGACCACCACGGCCATCGGCCTCTCCACCATCCCCTTCATCATACGCCCCATCGACAG GGGAGTGGATTTCCTGCTGGACTCCAGCCTGCGTAAGGTCTACGGTCAATCTGCAGGAGAGAGGCATGACTAA